The Leptolyngbyaceae cyanobacterium DNA segment TCTAGCTATTTCTGCTACTGGCAGATTATTTCGCACGGGCGTTTGAGCAACTTCTATTGGCAAGTCGATCGGATGGTTTAATTGCTGGGAACCAGTACTAAAAAATGTAATTGGCGATAATACCAAAAATGTAGTTAGAAAAGAAGTCTGAACAGCAGCAACAAGCATAAATTGTGTTTTGTTGGTTTATAGTGGAAAATGTTTGCTTATATTACAAGTATGTGTGATGGAGGTTTACGGCACAGTTCGTTAATTATTGCTTGTAAGTGCTAAATTTATCCCCTATGCCTAACCCAACCGACTATTAGATAATTTTTATTATCACCACATTCACCAATCATCAATATACAATAATTTGAATTATTTTTTTTATTAAAAAGCAAAAATATATTTATTGTTAATTTTGAATTCCGGCTTCTGAATTCTTTTTGAATTACCTATGATTTAGCCAACCTGGAAAGGTAAAAAATAACCAGGTTGGCTAAGTTCGCTCGATTATCCACTGAGGCTTAATTAAAAACCATTATTGGGATTGACAGGTCTAGTTCCAGGACGAGTATTTGGGGTAGGACGATTAGGACGAGTAGGACGTGCGCTATTAAATGCTTCGTCAACCACTCTTTCTAAATTAATACTCCGGCGACGAGGAGTGGTAGAATTACTCGGTCTGAGTGACAGAATAGTACTACCGCTACCGCTAACACCAAAGTTGAATAAACTATCCAAAACTGCATCTGGATTTCGAGCATTTCGGCTATCTAGAGTTAATAATAAATTCTGGGAATTACAACCAGTCGAGTTATTATTAACGTAACAAACTACAGGCAGTCTATTGAGAGTACCGGTAGTTATATATAAGTTGCTCAGACGACCGCCATTTTGGTCTACTGCTCTGCTTAATCGATCGGAAACTATGCGGCAACGATTTTGAGGAGTATATTCAGGGCCGAACTCAGTAGTACGCCAAGAAATAATTGGTGCAGTGGTTCTTTCACCTCTTTCTGCGATCGTGGCATAGTTATTTCCTTCGCGAACGCAACGAAAAACCGTGGTTAGTTCTTCAGTTGTTTCTTCTACTGGATAGTCGTCTTCGACTTGTGCTTGTACGGGAGAGAAGAATCCTAATGTACTAGATAAAACTAGGCTAGATACTAAAAGTTGAGACAGCAATTTTTGAGCTTTCATAGGAGATACATTCAGTAGTGCTTACTTTCAAGGTAGTACGTTGTGAGAGCGTTTTACCTCATCCATTTGAATTAACTGACTGGATGATTTGGCCAAATGTTCCATTTAAAAAAAAGCGATCGATATATGAAAAAAATCAAGTAAATTGTGCAACAGCACGGTGATACCGTTTATTTAAAGTTGCACTAATTCTCAAAATGGATTACAAAACAGCCCGTAACTTCTTAATGGATCAGGGAACCGCACTGATTACCCAGCGAAATCCCGATGACTTATTGATGCGTCTCAAGCAAGGCAAGGCACCAGTACCGGGTCAGCTGACATCTATATTATTAGCCCTGAAAATTGCTTTTGACATTTTGCAGGGAGAGGAAAATCTCGATCGACAACTAGTGTACGCATTACATCTGTTGTGTTTTGAGAGTCGCCAACAGTACGAAGCTGGTGTCCGCGCCGGCGTTGAGTGGCCCCCTTTATTGAATGAAGATTTGGGCCGGATCGCGATCGCAGTTAGAAGCATCTTCTGCGGTACTTGGCAGTAGCGATCGCCCCAGAAATCAACAGCTAGAAGGATAGATAAATTTAGAACTCTAGCCTTCATACTTCAGATAGATGTTTTCCAAACAAGATTACTAGGATCACCCTGTTGTGTGATTCCCTCCGCAGTTCCCCCAGTTAAACTAAATATCAATGTAGATGCACCCTGATGACGCCCCTTCTAGAAAAGCAAGGGGTTTTTTATTTCAGACATCAATATTTCTATGCCCAATCTTTCGCTGGCTAGCGATTGCGAAGTTGAGCTTCCAATCTGTCCAAATCGTTCTTCAGCAGCACGGTAATTTGTCCGATAATCGGTTTTCCTTGACGCGGCTGGGCAATTTCCAGCCAATAAGCAAAACGATTGCCCAAACGCAATTCTCCTTGCAGCGCTTCTTGTAAAGGCATGGCTTGGCTGCGTGCTTCCCTCACCGT contains these protein-coding regions:
- a CDS encoding COP23 domain-containing protein produces the protein MKAQKLLSQLLVSSLVLSSTLGFFSPVQAQVEDDYPVEETTEELTTVFRCVREGNNYATIAERGERTTAPIISWRTTEFGPEYTPQNRCRIVSDRLSRAVDQNGGRLSNLYITTGTLNRLPVVCYVNNNSTGCNSQNLLLTLDSRNARNPDAVLDSLFNFGVSGSGSTILSLRPSNSTTPRRRSINLERVVDEAFNSARPTRPNRPTPNTRPGTRPVNPNNGF
- a CDS encoding Dethiobiotin synthetase, yielding MDYKTARNFLMDQGTALITQRNPDDLLMRLKQGKAPVPGQLTSILLALKIAFDILQGEENLDRQLVYALHLLCFESRQQYEAGVRAGVEWPPLLNEDLGRIAIAVRSIFCGTWQ